The proteins below are encoded in one region of Sminthopsis crassicaudata isolate SCR6 chromosome 1, ASM4859323v1, whole genome shotgun sequence:
- the LOC141549629 gene encoding uncharacterized protein LOC141549629 isoform X4, whose product MLENYRNLVRLGLMVSKPDVISQLERREAPWTPGGIQRSSRPDWEAAHETKEFSLKLGISVEESSQERGMEEDLHLSTLQEAWEHGGATLEREENSEGKHSWKIKVTQKKSANKSRSYKYDRSFGLGHISFVRQRSSLGMSLLKRDTSRKHFKLSTDLRKYNRIYSKKIFSKYNDYGKFFKHNSDFMENHRLHSEEKRYQCNECGKAFSQRASLIQHHRIHTGEKPFECNVCGKAFRQSTGLNQHQTVHTGEKRYECNECGKAFRLRKQLIQHYRIHTGEKPYECNDCGKAFRQSSQLTQHQTIHTGEKPYECAECGKAFRLRTLLIQHHKIHTGKKPYRCNDCGKAFRLSSQLIQHQTVHNGKEPYGCNVCGKAFHQRALLNQHQAVHFGEKPYECNECGKTFRNSTCLIQHQTIHTGEKPYECRECGKAFRLSSYLIRHQRIHTGEKPYKCNQCGKAFCQSSQLTQHQTIHTGEKPYACNECGKAFSQKTELTRHQTIHTGEKPYECNECGKAFRRKAGLVEHKVIHTGEKTHRCNECGKAFRWKTGLTIHQKIHSGEKQYECTECGNAFRLKRQLTQHQRLHTGDKLCECDQCGMVFSQSRNLIRHQRIHSGEKPYECNECGKAFRLKARLTKHLTVHTGEKHFECGECGKAFRQKTHLTEHQTIHSGEKPFECNECGKAFRLRTQLIQHHRIHTGEKPFECNVCGKAFSHRTERNRHYRIHTGEKRYECIECGRAFRLSTHLTRHKRIHTGEKPYECNECEMAFRLKAQLTHHQKIHTRENL is encoded by the exons ATGCTGGAGAACTATAGGAACTTAGTCCGCCTCG GACTTATGGTTTCCAAGCCAGACGTGATCTCCCAGTTGGAGCGAAGGGAAGCACCCTGGACGCCAGGAGGGATCCAGAGGAGTAGCCGCCCAG ATTGGGAGGCTGCTCATGAAACTAAGGAGTTTTCTCTAAAGCTGGGGATTTCAGTAGAAGAATCATCCCAAGAAAGAGGCATGGAAGAAGATCTCCATTTATCTACCTTACAAGAAGCCTGGGAACATGGTGGTGCTACATTAGAAAGGGAGGAGAACAGTGAGGGAAAACATTCTTGGAAAATaaaagtaactcaaaagaaaagtGCAAATAAGTCAAGAAGCTACAAATATGACAGAAGCTTTGGTCTGGGGCACATTTCTTTTGTGCGACAAAGATCATCTTTAGGAATGAGCCTCCTGAAACGAGATACAAGTAGAAAACACTTCAAACTTTCTACAGACTTAAggaaatacaatagaatatattcaaagaagatattttccaaatataatgactatgggaaattttttaaacataattcagACTTTATGGAAAATCATAGGTTGCATAGTGAAGAAAAACGTTatcaatgtaatgaatgtgggaaagccttcagccaGAGGGCCAGTCTTATTCAACATCatagaattcatactggagagaaaccttttgaatgtaatgtGTGTGGAAAGGCTTTCCGCCAGAGCACTGGACTTAATCAACACCAGAcagttcatactggagagaaacgttatgagtgtaatgaatgtggaaaggccttccGCCTAAGAAAACAGCTGATTCAGCATTacagaattcatactggagagaaaccatatgaatgtaatgattGTGGAAAAGCCTTCCGCCAGAGCTCACAACTTACTCAACATCAGacaattcatactggagagaaaccttatgaatgtgcagaatgtggaaaggctttccgCCTGAGGACATTACTTATTCAGCATCATAAAATTCATACTGGAAAGAAACCTTATCGATGTAAtgactgtggaaaggctttcCGCCTCAGTTCACAGCTTATTCAACATCAGACAGTTCATAATGGAAAGGAACCTTATGGATGCAATGTATGTGGAAAGGCCTTTCATCAAAGAGCTCTACTTAATCAACACCAGGCGGTCCATTTTGgtgaaaaaccttatgaatgtaatgaatgtgggaaaaccttTCGCAACAGTACTTGCCTTATTCAACATCAGacaattcatactggagagaaaccttatgaatgtcgggagtgtgggaaagccttcagatTGAGCTCTTATCTAATAcggcatcagagaattcatactggagagaaaccttataaatgtaatcagtgtgggaAGGCCTTCTGCCAGAGCTCACAGCTTACTCAACATCAGACAATTCATACTGGTGAGAAGCCTTAtgcatgtaatgaatgtgggaaggcctttaGTCAAAAAACAGAACTTACTCGGCATCAGacaattcatactggagagaaaccttatgaatgcaatgaatgtgggaaggctttcCGCCGGAAAGCAGGACTTGTTGAACATAAGgtaattcacactggagagaaaacTCATaggtgtaatgaatgtgggaaagcttttcGCTGGAAGACAGGACTTACTATTCATCAGAAAATTCATAGTGGAGAAAAACAATATGAATGTACTGAATGTGGCAATGCCTTCCGCCTGAAAAGGCAGCTTACTCAACATCAGAGGCTTCATACTGGTGACAAACTTTGTGAATGTGACCAATGTGGGATGGTTTTTAGCCAGAGTAGAAACCTTATtcgacatcagagaatccatagtggagaaaaaccttatgaatgtaatgaatgtgggaaagccttccgTTTGAAGGCACGTCTTACTAAACATCTCACAGTTCATACTGGTGAGAAACATTTTGAATGTGGTGAGTGCGGGAAGGCCTTCCGCCAGAAGACACATCTTACTGAACATCAGACAATTCACAGTGGTgagaaaccctttgaatgtaatgaatgtgggaaggccttccgCTTGAGAACACAACTTATTCAACATCATAGAATTCATACTGGTGAGAAACCATTTGAGTGTAATGTATGTGGGAAGGCCTTCAGTCACAGGACAGAACGTAATCGGCATTATaggattcacactggagagaaacgaTACGAATGTATTGAGTGCGGGAGGGCCTTCCGCTTGAGCACACATCTTACACGGCACAAAAGGAttcacactggggagaaaccctatgaatgtaatgaatgtgagaTGGCATTCCGCCTGAAAGCACAACTTACtcatcatcagaaaattcatacaAGAGAGAACCTTTAA
- the LOC141549629 gene encoding uncharacterized protein LOC141549629 isoform X1 produces the protein MAPTLLTAQPPQESVTFSDVAVEFTCEEWRHLAPPQKELYREVMLENYRNLVRLGLMVSKPDVISQLERREAPWTPGGIQRSSRPDWEAAHETKEFSLKLGISVEESSQERGMEEDLHLSTLQEAWEHGGATLEREENSEGKHSWKIKVTQKKSANKSRSYKYDRSFGLGHISFVRQRSSLGMSLLKRDTSRKHFKLSTDLRKYNRIYSKKIFSKYNDYGKFFKHNSDFMENHRLHSEEKRYQCNECGKAFSQRASLIQHHRIHTGEKPFECNVCGKAFRQSTGLNQHQTVHTGEKRYECNECGKAFRLRKQLIQHYRIHTGEKPYECNDCGKAFRQSSQLTQHQTIHTGEKPYECAECGKAFRLRTLLIQHHKIHTGKKPYRCNDCGKAFRLSSQLIQHQTVHNGKEPYGCNVCGKAFHQRALLNQHQAVHFGEKPYECNECGKTFRNSTCLIQHQTIHTGEKPYECRECGKAFRLSSYLIRHQRIHTGEKPYKCNQCGKAFCQSSQLTQHQTIHTGEKPYACNECGKAFSQKTELTRHQTIHTGEKPYECNECGKAFRRKAGLVEHKVIHTGEKTHRCNECGKAFRWKTGLTIHQKIHSGEKQYECTECGNAFRLKRQLTQHQRLHTGDKLCECDQCGMVFSQSRNLIRHQRIHSGEKPYECNECGKAFRLKARLTKHLTVHTGEKHFECGECGKAFRQKTHLTEHQTIHSGEKPFECNECGKAFRLRTQLIQHHRIHTGEKPFECNVCGKAFSHRTERNRHYRIHTGEKRYECIECGRAFRLSTHLTRHKRIHTGEKPYECNECEMAFRLKAQLTHHQKIHTRENL, from the exons GAATCGGTCACATTCAGTGATGTCGCGGTGGAATTTACCTGTGAGGAATGGAGACACCTGGCCCCGCCTCAGAAAGAGTTGTACCGGGAGGTGATGCTGGAGAACTATAGGAACTTAGTCCGCCTCG GACTTATGGTTTCCAAGCCAGACGTGATCTCCCAGTTGGAGCGAAGGGAAGCACCCTGGACGCCAGGAGGGATCCAGAGGAGTAGCCGCCCAG ATTGGGAGGCTGCTCATGAAACTAAGGAGTTTTCTCTAAAGCTGGGGATTTCAGTAGAAGAATCATCCCAAGAAAGAGGCATGGAAGAAGATCTCCATTTATCTACCTTACAAGAAGCCTGGGAACATGGTGGTGCTACATTAGAAAGGGAGGAGAACAGTGAGGGAAAACATTCTTGGAAAATaaaagtaactcaaaagaaaagtGCAAATAAGTCAAGAAGCTACAAATATGACAGAAGCTTTGGTCTGGGGCACATTTCTTTTGTGCGACAAAGATCATCTTTAGGAATGAGCCTCCTGAAACGAGATACAAGTAGAAAACACTTCAAACTTTCTACAGACTTAAggaaatacaatagaatatattcaaagaagatattttccaaatataatgactatgggaaattttttaaacataattcagACTTTATGGAAAATCATAGGTTGCATAGTGAAGAAAAACGTTatcaatgtaatgaatgtgggaaagccttcagccaGAGGGCCAGTCTTATTCAACATCatagaattcatactggagagaaaccttttgaatgtaatgtGTGTGGAAAGGCTTTCCGCCAGAGCACTGGACTTAATCAACACCAGAcagttcatactggagagaaacgttatgagtgtaatgaatgtggaaaggccttccGCCTAAGAAAACAGCTGATTCAGCATTacagaattcatactggagagaaaccatatgaatgtaatgattGTGGAAAAGCCTTCCGCCAGAGCTCACAACTTACTCAACATCAGacaattcatactggagagaaaccttatgaatgtgcagaatgtggaaaggctttccgCCTGAGGACATTACTTATTCAGCATCATAAAATTCATACTGGAAAGAAACCTTATCGATGTAAtgactgtggaaaggctttcCGCCTCAGTTCACAGCTTATTCAACATCAGACAGTTCATAATGGAAAGGAACCTTATGGATGCAATGTATGTGGAAAGGCCTTTCATCAAAGAGCTCTACTTAATCAACACCAGGCGGTCCATTTTGgtgaaaaaccttatgaatgtaatgaatgtgggaaaaccttTCGCAACAGTACTTGCCTTATTCAACATCAGacaattcatactggagagaaaccttatgaatgtcgggagtgtgggaaagccttcagatTGAGCTCTTATCTAATAcggcatcagagaattcatactggagagaaaccttataaatgtaatcagtgtgggaAGGCCTTCTGCCAGAGCTCACAGCTTACTCAACATCAGACAATTCATACTGGTGAGAAGCCTTAtgcatgtaatgaatgtgggaaggcctttaGTCAAAAAACAGAACTTACTCGGCATCAGacaattcatactggagagaaaccttatgaatgcaatgaatgtgggaaggctttcCGCCGGAAAGCAGGACTTGTTGAACATAAGgtaattcacactggagagaaaacTCATaggtgtaatgaatgtgggaaagcttttcGCTGGAAGACAGGACTTACTATTCATCAGAAAATTCATAGTGGAGAAAAACAATATGAATGTACTGAATGTGGCAATGCCTTCCGCCTGAAAAGGCAGCTTACTCAACATCAGAGGCTTCATACTGGTGACAAACTTTGTGAATGTGACCAATGTGGGATGGTTTTTAGCCAGAGTAGAAACCTTATtcgacatcagagaatccatagtggagaaaaaccttatgaatgtaatgaatgtgggaaagccttccgTTTGAAGGCACGTCTTACTAAACATCTCACAGTTCATACTGGTGAGAAACATTTTGAATGTGGTGAGTGCGGGAAGGCCTTCCGCCAGAAGACACATCTTACTGAACATCAGACAATTCACAGTGGTgagaaaccctttgaatgtaatgaatgtgggaaggccttccgCTTGAGAACACAACTTATTCAACATCATAGAATTCATACTGGTGAGAAACCATTTGAGTGTAATGTATGTGGGAAGGCCTTCAGTCACAGGACAGAACGTAATCGGCATTATaggattcacactggagagaaacgaTACGAATGTATTGAGTGCGGGAGGGCCTTCCGCTTGAGCACACATCTTACACGGCACAAAAGGAttcacactggggagaaaccctatgaatgtaatgaatgtgagaTGGCATTCCGCCTGAAAGCACAACTTACtcatcatcagaaaattcatacaAGAGAGAACCTTTAA